The Sphingomonas sanguinis nucleotide sequence ACCGGCACAGCTCAGATGGAACAGGGTCAGCGGCAGCAGGACACCCAGCGAAAACGCATAGCGCGTCAGGAAATGCCAACCGGCCGAGGAGCAGGCCAGGCGTCGCATCGCCGCCGTCATGCACCCGATGGCGAAGCTCAGGCCATGGCCGTCGCGTCCGGCTTCGTCGAACTCGATCGTCATGGCCCAGGCCCAGGCACGTTCCTGCTCGCGCATCAGCAAGATGGCCAGCGACATGATCGCGCGGGCCGCCACGCCGGTCACGCCCCGACCAGGCCCAGGCTCGAGCCGACCGGGATGGCCTGCGCCCGGATATAGGCGACGCCCGCCGCCGTGAGGCGATAGGCATGGCGCGGCGGTCGACCGGGCTGGCTCGGTTCACGCCATTCCGCCTCGATCAGCCCCTGTTCGGTCATCCGCATCAGCAAGGGGTAGAGGGTCCCGGACTGGAGGCCGGTTTCCTTCATGAGGTCATAGCCATGCCACCATTGCTCGCCCCGTTGTGCCAATGCGGTCAGCAGCGCGAGCATTTGCGGCGAAGGACGGCGGGCTCGCTTCATAGCGTTAACGTCACATATGTAGAGTTATGAGTCAATGGCGAGACGTTGGAATGAATGTGCGGCCGACATGGCCTGTCTTTTCAGCCCTAGCCTTTGGCCGTCACCGCCCCCACATGTCCCCGCGACATGGCGCTTCATCTGACCAAGGTCGCGTTCGGGGCGGCCAGTATCGATCACCTGGCCGAACGACTGAAGATGCGGGCGCAGGAGGGGCCGGTGTTCCTGACGACGCGCTATCTGCCCAAGCGGCATGAGGAAGTGGCGGGGCAGGGCTCGCTGTTCTGGATCTTGAAGCATCAGCTGATCGCACGCTCGCCGATCCTGTCCTTCGGCGAGGCCGAGGGCGGGCGCTGTGCGATCCATATCGATCCCGAACTGGTGCTGGTCCAGGCGCTGCCCCGGCGCGCGCATCAGGGCTGGCGCTATCTGGAGGCGGCGGATGCGCCGCCCGATCTGGGCGGGGCGGCATCGGGGATCGATGTGATGCCGCCGGCGCTGGTCGGCAAGCTGGTCGAACTGGGGCTGATTTGA carries:
- a CDS encoding PadR family transcriptional regulator, which gives rise to MKRARRPSPQMLALLTALAQRGEQWWHGYDLMKETGLQSGTLYPLLMRMTEQGLIEAEWREPSQPGRPPRHAYRLTAAGVAYIRAQAIPVGSSLGLVGA
- a CDS encoding DUF1489 family protein translates to MALHLTKVAFGAASIDHLAERLKMRAQEGPVFLTTRYLPKRHEEVAGQGSLFWILKHQLIARSPILSFGEAEGGRCAIHIDPELVLVQALPRRAHQGWRYLEAADAPPDLGGAASGIDVMPPALVGKLVELGLI